The following proteins are co-located in the Penaeus vannamei isolate JL-2024 chromosome 34, ASM4276789v1, whole genome shotgun sequence genome:
- the LOC113826281 gene encoding frizzled-1-like — translation MAMCIGVRRWSLRPCAAPSSKPLLLPLLLALLAATACRGQMPGGGGGGGGGGALPGPRLGPGRVEHISDQDLLPRHNRCEPITIRLCKDIQYNSTIMPNLLNHHDQEEAGLEVHQFFPLVKVQCSPDLHFFLCSVYVPVCTIMDRPLPPCRHLCLSAKDGCEDLMNKFGFQWPESLDCNKFPASPQEELCVGENNTSPHAGPQPPFPAPGPRPPAGPAYAGKDFQCPLHFKVPKRLEYKFRVGGVEAADCGAPCNGMFFNEEELRFSRHWVGGWAAVCLASTTFTIASFLADVRRFRYPERPIIFISMCYWFIAATYVLGLVQGDRVACDEPWDPPQYLPELREHMVRTITQGVDREWCTIVFMTLYFFSMAASIWWVVLTLTWFLAAGLKWSHEAIENNSAWFHVAAWAIPAVKTIIILATKNVEGTPAMPSCWDQGARARGLSLALPRGRRR, via the coding sequence ATGGCGATGTGTATCGGTGTTCGGAGGTGGTCGCTGCGCCCGTGTGCTGCCCCGTCTTCCAAgccgctgctgctgccgctgctgctcgCCCTGCTGGCGGCCACGGCGTGCCGCGGCCAGAtgccgggcggcggcggcggcggcggtggcggcggggcGCTGCCGGGGCCGCGTCTGGGCCCGGGGCGCGTGGAGCACATCTCGGACCAGGACCTGCTGCCGCGCCACAACCGCTGCGAGCCCATCACCATCCGCCTGTGCAAGGACATCCAGTACAACTCGACCATCATGCCCAACCTGCTCAACCACCACGACCAAGAGGAGGCGGGCCTCGAGGTGCACCAGTTCTTCCCGCTGGTCAAGGTGCAGTGCTCGCCCGACCTGCACTTCTTCCTGTGCAGCGTGTACGTGCCCGTGTGCACCATCATGGACCGGCCGCTGCCGCCGTGCCGCCACCTCTGCCTGTCGGCCAAGGACGGCTGCGAGGACCTCATGAACAAGTTCGGCTTCCAGTGGCCCGAGTCGCTCGACTGCAACAAGTTCCCGGCCAGCCCGCAGGAGGAGCTGTGCGTGGGCGAGAACAACACGTCGCCGCACGCGGGCCCGCAGCCGCCCTTCCCGGCGCCGGGGCCGCGGCCGCCCGCCGGCCCCGCCTACGCCGGGAAGGACTTCCAGTGCCCGCTGCACTTCAAGGTGCCCAAGCGCCTCGAGTACAAGTTCCGCGTCGGCGGCGTGGAGGCGGCCGACTGCGGCGCGCCCTGCAACGGCATGTTCTTCAACGAGGAGGAGCTGCGGTTCTCGCGGCactgggtgggcgggtgggcggccgtGTGCCTGGcgtccaccaccttcaccatcgcGTCCTTCCTGGCCGACGTGCGGCGCTTCCGCTACCCCGAGCGgcccatcatcttcatcagcatgTGCTACTGGTTCATCGCCGCCACCTACGTGCTGGGCCTCGTGCAGGGCGACCGCGTGGCCTGCGACGAGCCCTGGGACCCACCGCAGTACCTGCCGGAGCTGAGGGAGCACATGGTGCGCACCATCACGCAGGGCGTGGACCGCGAGTGGTGCACCATCGTGTTCATGACCCTCTACTTCTTCTCCATGGCCGCCTCCATCTGGTGGGTCGTCCTCACGCTCACCTGGTTCCTGGCGGCCGGCCTCAAGTGGAGCCACGAGGCCATCGAGAACAACTCCGCCTGGTTCCACGTCGCCGCCTGGGCCATCCCCGCCGTCAAGACCATCATCATCCTGGCCACCAAGAACGTCGAAGGTACGCCCGCGATGCCCTCCTGTTGGGACcaaggggcgagggcgaggggcctctccctcgctctccctcgggGTCGCCGTCGGTAG